The window ATACGGGATGGTTCAGCAAATTAGAAGAAGTGCGGTTTCTATTTCAGCTAACATAGCTGAAGGATATGGTAGAAGATCTAGAGGAGATTATGTAAGATTTTTAAATATTGCCCAGGGTTCAGGTTATGAACTAGAAACTCATCTAATTATATCTCAAAGAGTAGGGCTATGTGAAACAGAAAAGATAGACATGATTTTGAGTTTATTGAAAGAAGAAAGTAGAATGATTATTAATCTGATCAAGAAGTTAGAACGTTAAAATCTGTTCCCTGTTCCCCGTTCCCCCAAGATTATGACCAGTATCACCATTGACAATTTTGATGATGATCTCGGCACTCTCCTACAAGAGCGAGCGAAATTGAATGGGCGCTC of the Roseofilum reptotaenium CS-1145 genome contains:
- a CDS encoding four helix bundle protein; its protein translation is MTEINDFKDLKIWQKGMDIAQQCYLLTRLFPKDELYGMVQQIRRSAVSISANIAEGYGRRSRGDYVRFLNIAQGSGYELETHLIISQRVGLCETEKIDMILSLLKEESRMIINLIKKLER